One Euphorbia lathyris chromosome 1, ddEupLath1.1, whole genome shotgun sequence DNA segment encodes these proteins:
- the LOC136204057 gene encoding cytochrome P450 726A27-like: MSIQQGQIPAVVFSSVETANQVLKIQGDLFSERPRLLSREIASYNYMDMASAPYGDYWRQIRKITTLQFLSPKRILSFQSVREEQISNFIKLLGSKEGSSVNLPRIISDLIDNIFLITILGKNGESEQTILPMLENMQKEVIAGIASDLFPSLKFLLDFLSGAKSRMQKVHKDTDNVLEDIINEHRNQTSFGDNFLDLLLNQQKNGEREFPLTNQSIKANILQMFGARKTAFKALEGSIAELMKNPKVMRKAQEEVRRVFGEKGKVEESRIQELKYLKSVIKETLRLHPPITFIFRQCKERTKIMGYDIRPKTTIMVNAWAIGRDPIVWNEPEKFYPERFEDSQIDYRSGNMELIPFGAGKRICPAITLAITYVELLLANLLYHFDWKLPDGITPANLDMTEIFHGTFKRKEHLNMIPIPFSPLSQDQAKKITSSEFME, encoded by the exons ATGAGCATTCAACAAGGCCAAATCCCGGCAGTTGTGTTTTCTTCGGTAGAAACAGCCAACCAAGTCCTCAAAATTCAGGGCGACCTATTCAGTGAACGTCCACGTCTCCTCTCCCGAGAAATTGCAAGTTACAATTACATGGACATGGCATCTGCGCCATATGGAGATTATTGGAgacaaataaggaaaattacaaCACTCCAATTTCTTAGTCCGAAAAGGATTTTATCCTTCCAATCAGTCCGAGAAGAACAAATATCAAATTTCATAAAATTGCTTGGTTCTAAAGAGGGGTCATCTGTCAATCTTCCGAGAATCATCTCAGATTTGATTGATAATATTTTTCTGATAACCATATTGGGTAAGAATGGGGAAAGTGAACAAACTATATTACCTATGTTAGAAAATATGCAGAAGGAAGTAATTGCTGGTATTGCTTCTGATTTATTCCCTTCCTTGAAATTCTTACTTGATTTTCTAAGTGGAGCAAAGTCAAGAATGCAGAAAGTGCACAAAGACACAGACAATGTACTTGAAGACATCATAAATGAACACAGAAATCAAACCAGCTTTGGAGATAACTTTTTGGATCTTCTTTTGAATCAACAGAAAAATGGAGAACGGGAATTTCCATTAACAAACCAAAGCATCAAAGCAAATATTCTG CAAATGTTCGGTGCGAGGAAGACAGCCTTTAAAGCTCTGGAAGGGTCTATTGCAGAGCTGATGAAGAACCCAAAAGTAATGAGAAAAGCACAAGAAGAGGTGAGGAGAGTCTTTGGAGAAAAGGGAAAAGTGGAGGAATCAagaattcaagaattaaaatactTGAAATCAGTTATTAAAGAAACTCTTAGATTACATCCACCAATAACCTTCATTTTCAGACAATGCAAGGAAAGAACAAAAATTATGGGATACGATATTCGCCCCAAAACTACAATTATGGTTAACGCTTGGGCAATTGGAAGAGACCCAATTGTTTGGAATGAACCTGAAAAGTTCTATCCAGAAAGATTTGAAGATAGTCAAATAGATTATAGAAGTGGAAATATGGAACTAATACCATTCGGTGCAGGAAAAAGAATATGTCCAGCAATTACTTTGGCCATAACGTATGTGGAGCTTCTGCTTGCAAACTTACTATATCATTTTGATTGGAAACTACCCGATGGAATCACACCTGCCAATCTTGATATGACTGAAATTTTTCATGGTACCTTCAAAAGAAAAGAACATCTTAACATGATTCCCATTCCATTTTCTCCATTGTCTCAAGATCAGGCCAAGAAAATTACATCTTCAGAATTCATGGAATAA